Within the Raphanus sativus cultivar WK10039 unplaced genomic scaffold, ASM80110v3 Scaffold2555, whole genome shotgun sequence genome, the region ACTCATCTCCAGTAATCTCAAGCAGCTCTCTTCGGCTGTCTTTGCTCTGACTCTGTGTACTATAGCTAGTCCAATCTTGTCGATTCGagtttttctctctcttaatTAACTTGTCAGAATTTTCTATCGAGTTTGGAGGGATATTGTGTGACACTTAATTAGTGTCTATTCTGATAGATTTTTATATCTGTTTCTATGCATCGCTAATGGTTACTCCATGTTGATTATACTGTTACTATAAACTTGCATGTTCAATTCAATCTGTTCTTCTTCCTTTGGATCTCGTGTTGTTTTTTCACTCCTTAGCTTGTAATCGTGTCTTAAACTGTTTTCACTGTTCTTATTGTTGAATTGATGTATAGTTTCAGATGGCTTCTTCATCGGCTTGTCTTCTCGGGAGCGGACTATCAACTAAACAAAGGTCTAAACAGTTTAGAATCTCCTCAACGTCTGCTTCAGTTAACAGGACATCAAAAGTTACTGTTGTGAAGGCTACTTTGGATGTGAACAAACACCAAGCAAGAAGAGGTTTCTTTAAGCTTTTACTCGGAAACGCAGCAGCTGCTGGAGTGAGTTTGCTTGGAACTGAGAAAGCAAATGCAGCAGATGAACAAGAGGTTTCTTCGTCTAGGATGTCTTATTCTAGGTTCCTCGAGTATTTAGACAAAGGGAGAGTTAACAAAGTAGATTTGTATGAGAATGGGACTATAGCCATTGTAGAAGCTGTTTCTCCTGAGCTTGGTAATAGGATCCAGCGTGTACGCGTGCAGCTACCGGGGTTGAGTCAGGAGCTTCTCCAGAAGCTGAGGGCGAAGAATATCGATTTCGCAGCGCATAGTGATCAGGAAGACCAAGGCTCTCCTCCGTTGCTCAACTTGATTGGGAACCTCGCTTTCCCTGTGATTCTCATTGGTGGTTTGTTCCTTCTCTCGAGACGGTCTTCCGGTGGAATGGGCGGTGGTCCTGGTGGTGGTCCAGGCTTCCCGCTTCAGATCGGTCAGTCCAAAGCCAAGTTCCAGATGGAGCCAAACACTGGTGTGACTTTCGACGACGTTGCTGGAGTTGATGAAGCCAAGCAGGATTTCATGGAAGTGGTGGAGTTTCTGAAGAAGCCTGAGAGGTTCACTGCGGTTGGTGCTCGGATCCCGAAAGGTGTCCTCCTCGTTGGTCCTCCTGGTACTGGTAAAACTCTGTTAGCAAAGGCCATTGCTGGTGAAGCTGGTGTGcctttcttctccatctctgGTTCTGAGTttgttgagatgtttgtgggTGTTGGTGCTTCGAGGGTCCGTGATCTTTTCAAAAAGGCCAAGGAGAATGCTCCGTGCATTGTCTTCGTGGACGAGATAGATGCTGTTGGTAGGCAGAGAGGGACTGGGATCGGTGGAGGGAATGATGAGAGAGAGCAGACGCTTAATCAGCTCTTGACTGAGATGGATGGGTTTGAGGGTAACACTGGTGTTATTGTGGTTGCTGCAACCAACAGAGCTGATATTCTTGACTCCGCGTTGCTGAGACCGGGGCGGTTTGACCGGCAGGTGTCTGTTGACGTTCCTGACGTCAAGGGGAGAACAGATATACTCAAGGTTCACTCAGGGAACAAGAAGTTTGAGAATGGTGTTTCGCTTGAAGTAATAGCTATGAGAACGCCTGGATTTAGCGGAGCTGATCTTGCAAACCTCTTGAACGAGGCGGCTATATTGGCTGGACGACGTGGAAAGACGGCGATATCATCGAAAGAGATTGATGACTCTATTGATAGAATTGTAGCTGGGATGGAAGGAACTGTCATGACAGATGGGAAGAGCAAAAGCTTGGTTGCTTACCATGAAGTTGGCCATGCCGTCTGTGGGTAAGTCAGAATCAGATCAGTACCATGTGCGTGTGCGTTATCTAGAgttgattctttttattttgttcttgcAGAACATTGACTCCAGGACACGATGCTGTTCAAAAGGTCACGTTGATACCAAGAGGACAAGCGAGAGGTTTGACTTGGTTCATTCCCTCAGATGATCCAACTCTGATCTCAAAACAGCAACTGTTTGCAAGAATTGTTGGTGGACTCGGTGGTAgagctgctgaagaagttatcTTTGGTGAGGCTGAGGTGACAACTGGCGCAGTTGGTGACTTGCAACAGATCACCGGTTTGGCTAAGCAggtatctatctatctatctatctatctatctacaACAGTCCCCGCTTTAAGTTTTCTTCTGTTAGCCATCATGATGTTATATTTTTTGCAGATGGTTACAACATATGGGATGTCTGAAATTGGACCATGGTCGCTAATGGACTCATCAGCTCAAAGCGATG harbors:
- the LOC130505749 gene encoding ATP-dependent zinc metalloprotease FTSH 8, chloroplastic-like, giving the protein MASSSACLLGSGLSTKQRSKQFRISSTSASVNRTSKVTVVKATLDVNKHQARRGFFKLLLGNAAAAGVSLLGTEKANAADEQEVSSSRMSYSRFLEYLDKGRVNKVDLYENGTIAIVEAVSPELGNRIQRVRVQLPGLSQELLQKLRAKNIDFAAHSDQEDQGSPPLLNLIGNLAFPVILIGGLFLLSRRSSGGMGGGPGGGPGFPLQIGQSKAKFQMEPNTGVTFDDVAGVDEAKQDFMEVVEFLKKPERFTAVGARIPKGVLLVGPPGTGKTLLAKAIAGEAGVPFFSISGSEFVEMFVGVGASRVRDLFKKAKENAPCIVFVDEIDAVGRQRGTGIGGGNDEREQTLNQLLTEMDGFEGNTGVIVVAATNRADILDSALLRPGRFDRQVSVDVPDVKGRTDILKVHSGNKKFENGVSLEVIAMRTPGFSGADLANLLNEAAILAGRRGKTAISSKEIDDSIDRIVAGMEGTVMTDGKSKSLVAYHEVGHAVCGTLTPGHDAVQKVTLIPRGQARGLTWFIPSDDPTLISKQQLFARIVGGLGGRAAEEVIFGEAEVTTGAVGDLQQITGLAKQMVTTYGMSEIGPWSLMDSSAQSDVIMRMMARNSMSEKLANDIDSAVKALSDKAYEIALGHIRNNREAMDKIVEVLLEKETMSGDEFRAILSEFSEIPPENRVASSSSSSSTSTPTPASV